Proteins encoded by one window of Vigna radiata var. radiata cultivar VC1973A chromosome 5, Vradiata_ver6, whole genome shotgun sequence:
- the LOC106760410 gene encoding UPF0481 protein At3g47200-like isoform X1, translated as MMNMDDVVIHVQGMLERANPPVTEECCIYRVPLLIRQLNEEAYTPKVISIGPYHHKNSLLQNMERHKLTYCNSFLKRTNTSMASWIHYIAGKELQIRQCYSDALEFSPKELVEIICVDSGFILEHFWTAHYKTLYDKYLSTPWFGIMIFYDLVLLENQLPFFVLNDLFNLSTVDGDSDTPSFIQLTFEYFDFFNRLDLSPDNLNTTCHHFTDLIRTFHLCGRNKTTRSSQWPHIPSATKLSGAGIRLGSSESKCFLNLSFSKKVLKIPNLRVDDGTELLFRNMVALEQFHYPDYAYIAEYALVLQYLVNTGKDVDILVKAGIMKNLLGDSDSAAERTKRLCRNTVLKDFSSDYVTLWQELDASYKSRRLKLKSTLRRDYCKGPWQTAATAAAIVVLILSFVQTICSIWQIKQS; from the coding sequence ATGATGAACATGGATGATGTTGTGATCCATGTTCAAGGAATGCTGGAGAGAGCAAACCCACCGGTAACTGAAGAGTGCTGCATCTACAGAGTACCCTTACTGATTCGCCAACTCAACGAAGAAGCTTACACCCCAAAGGTTATTTCCATAGGCCCTTATCACCATAAGAATTCCCTTCTTCAGAACATGGAAAGACACAAACTAACCTATTGCAACTCATTTCTTAAACGAACCAACACAAGTATGGCAAGCTGGATCCACTACATAGCTGGTAAGGAGCTCCAAATTCGTCAATGCTATTCAGACGCACTTGAGTTCAGCCCCAAGGAACTGGTAGAGATAATCTGTGTGGATTCTGGATTTATACTTGAACACTTTTGGACAGCTCACTATAAGACATTATACGATAAGTATCTTTCAACACCATGGTTTGGAATTATGATATTCTATGATTTGgtgttgcttgaaaaccaacttcctttttttgttcttaatgATCTCTTCAATCTGTCCACTGTTGATGGTGATAGTGACACCCCTTCATTCATCCAACTTACATTTGAATACTTTGACTTTTTCAATAGATTAGATTTGTCTCCTGATAATCTTAACACCACATGTCATCACTTCACGGATCTAATACGAACTTTTCACTTATGTGGAAGAAATAAAACTACTAGGAGTAGCCAATGGCCGCATATTCCTAGTGCTACTAAGTTGTCAGGAGCAGGAATAAGGTTGGGAAGCAGCGAAAGTAAGTGCTTTCTAAACTTGAGTTTCTCAAAAAAGGTTCTTAAAATACCAAACTTGAGAGTGGACGATGGTACTGAACTTTTGTTTCGCAATATGGTTGCTTTGGAGCAGTTTCACTATCCTGACTATGCCTACATAGCAGAGTATGCTCTTGTTCTGCAATATCTAGTAAACACAGGTAAGGATGTGGATATACTGGTTAAAGCAGGAATAATGAAGAACTTATTAGGAGATAGTGATTCTGCTGCTGAAAGAACTAAACGTCTTTGCAGAAATACTGTTCTCAAAGATTTCAGTTCTGATTACGTCACTCTATGGCAGGAATTGGATGCTTCATATAAAAGTCGTCGTCTTAAGTTGAAGTCAACTCTTAGACGTGATTACTGTAAAGGTCCTTGGCAAACCGCTGCTACCGCTGCTGCTATTGTTGttcttattctttctt
- the LOC106760410 gene encoding UPF0481 protein At3g47200-like isoform X2 — MMNMDDVVIHVQGMLERANPPVTEECCIYRVPLLIRQLNEEAYTPKVISIGPYHHKNSLLQNMERHKLTYCNSFLKRTNTSMASWIHYIAGKELQIRQCYSDALEFSPKELVEIICVDSGFILEHFWTAHYKTLYDKYLSTPWFGIMIFYDLVLLENQLPFFVLNDLFNLSTVDGDSDTPSFIQLTFEYFDFFNRLDLSPDNLNTTCHHFTDLIRTFHLCGRNKTTRSSQWPHIPSATKLSGAGIRLGSSESKCFLNLSFSKKVLKIPNLRVDDGTELLFRNMVALEQFHYPDYAYIAEYALVLQYLVNTEILFSKISVLITSLYGRNWMLHIKVVVLS; from the exons ATGATGAACATGGATGATGTTGTGATCCATGTTCAAGGAATGCTGGAGAGAGCAAACCCACCGGTAACTGAAGAGTGCTGCATCTACAGAGTACCCTTACTGATTCGCCAACTCAACGAAGAAGCTTACACCCCAAAGGTTATTTCCATAGGCCCTTATCACCATAAGAATTCCCTTCTTCAGAACATGGAAAGACACAAACTAACCTATTGCAACTCATTTCTTAAACGAACCAACACAAGTATGGCAAGCTGGATCCACTACATAGCTGGTAAGGAGCTCCAAATTCGTCAATGCTATTCAGACGCACTTGAGTTCAGCCCCAAGGAACTGGTAGAGATAATCTGTGTGGATTCTGGATTTATACTTGAACACTTTTGGACAGCTCACTATAAGACATTATACGATAAGTATCTTTCAACACCATGGTTTGGAATTATGATATTCTATGATTTGgtgttgcttgaaaaccaacttcctttttttgttcttaatgATCTCTTCAATCTGTCCACTGTTGATGGTGATAGTGACACCCCTTCATTCATCCAACTTACATTTGAATACTTTGACTTTTTCAATAGATTAGATTTGTCTCCTGATAATCTTAACACCACATGTCATCACTTCACGGATCTAATACGAACTTTTCACTTATGTGGAAGAAATAAAACTACTAGGAGTAGCCAATGGCCGCATATTCCTAGTGCTACTAAGTTGTCAGGAGCAGGAATAAGGTTGGGAAGCAGCGAAAGTAAGTGCTTTCTAAACTTGAGTTTCTCAAAAAAGGTTCTTAAAATACCAAACTTGAGAGTGGACGATGGTACTGAACTTTTGTTTCGCAATATGGTTGCTTTGGAGCAGTTTCACTATCCTGACTATGCCTACATAGCAGAGTATGCTCTTGTTCTGCAATATCTAGTAAACACAG AAATACTGTTCTCAAAGATTTCAGTTCTGATTACGTCACTCTATGGCAGGAATTGGATGCTTCATATAAAAGTCGTCGTCTTAAGTTGA
- the LOC106760410 gene encoding UPF0481 protein At3g47200-like isoform X3, protein MASWIHYIAGKELQIRQCYSDALEFSPKELVEIICVDSGFILEHFWTAHYKTLYDKYLSTPWFGIMIFYDLVLLENQLPFFVLNDLFNLSTVDGDSDTPSFIQLTFEYFDFFNRLDLSPDNLNTTCHHFTDLIRTFHLCGRNKTTRSSQWPHIPSATKLSGAGIRLGSSESKCFLNLSFSKKVLKIPNLRVDDGTELLFRNMVALEQFHYPDYAYIAEYALVLQYLVNTGKDVDILVKAGIMKNLLGDSDSAAERTKRLCRNTVLKDFSSDYVTLWQELDASYKSRRLKLKSTLRRDYCKGPWQTAATAAAIVVLILSFVQTICSIWQIKQS, encoded by the coding sequence ATGGCAAGCTGGATCCACTACATAGCTGGTAAGGAGCTCCAAATTCGTCAATGCTATTCAGACGCACTTGAGTTCAGCCCCAAGGAACTGGTAGAGATAATCTGTGTGGATTCTGGATTTATACTTGAACACTTTTGGACAGCTCACTATAAGACATTATACGATAAGTATCTTTCAACACCATGGTTTGGAATTATGATATTCTATGATTTGgtgttgcttgaaaaccaacttcctttttttgttcttaatgATCTCTTCAATCTGTCCACTGTTGATGGTGATAGTGACACCCCTTCATTCATCCAACTTACATTTGAATACTTTGACTTTTTCAATAGATTAGATTTGTCTCCTGATAATCTTAACACCACATGTCATCACTTCACGGATCTAATACGAACTTTTCACTTATGTGGAAGAAATAAAACTACTAGGAGTAGCCAATGGCCGCATATTCCTAGTGCTACTAAGTTGTCAGGAGCAGGAATAAGGTTGGGAAGCAGCGAAAGTAAGTGCTTTCTAAACTTGAGTTTCTCAAAAAAGGTTCTTAAAATACCAAACTTGAGAGTGGACGATGGTACTGAACTTTTGTTTCGCAATATGGTTGCTTTGGAGCAGTTTCACTATCCTGACTATGCCTACATAGCAGAGTATGCTCTTGTTCTGCAATATCTAGTAAACACAGGTAAGGATGTGGATATACTGGTTAAAGCAGGAATAATGAAGAACTTATTAGGAGATAGTGATTCTGCTGCTGAAAGAACTAAACGTCTTTGCAGAAATACTGTTCTCAAAGATTTCAGTTCTGATTACGTCACTCTATGGCAGGAATTGGATGCTTCATATAAAAGTCGTCGTCTTAAGTTGAAGTCAACTCTTAGACGTGATTACTGTAAAGGTCCTTGGCAAACCGCTGCTACCGCTGCTGCTATTGTTGttcttattctttctt